TTCCTCAAACAGAACCTGGTGGGTTTCAAACAGCTCAGATTGACCGAAATCAAGGCTGGGTGTATCGAGCCCAACTGCTTTAATAGTTCGGTTTTCGACCAGCCATCTTGCTGTGTCGGGGTGTATTCCCGGAAAACTGAGTTCTGCCAGTGCGGCTTCTCCCCGGTTCGAAGTTCCGAGGTATTGTTCAGCGTCTGGCCAAAAACGGCTCATTCCCGTATTGAACAATAGAATCGTTTCCTCCGCAAGCTCTCCATGCTCCTCTTCCCATCTTTCAATATCAGAAACCTGGACCTGGTAATCCCGATCACCCTCCACCTCATTCGTAACATCAATCACTGAAGCGTAGCCGGTAAGCTGATCCAACTCCAGCTCATCCACTGTTTTTCGGTTCTCTGCAAAGTGGATAGGTGCATCAAGATGTGTACCGCCATGTTCAGCCGTGCAAAATTCATACGCTTCGTAGTAAAAACCGGCGTCCGTTTCTCCCACAAAAACCGTATCGAGATGAAACGTACTGGAAGTCGGCCAGAAAAGTGTCTCTTCTGAATAATCGTGGGTCAGATCAACCCATGTACCGGCTGACCAGTCATTGGAATTTCCATGTGAACAGCCAGATAGAATAACCAGAATAATTGGAAGTGAATATAGGAAGAATTTCATCAGAGCAGGATTTATGTTGAGTTACTGTATCAAATCAAATAAAAAGGTTTGAAGATCCCAGACAAGTTTAATTCAGTCTGCGTTAGCCGATCAATCAAACAGCTGTTCATCAAAAGTGAACGGCCTGATGTTTTCTATTTTAACTGATGAGAAATCCGGATGCCCGGGGTTGAACAGTAAATTCGGTTCTTCAGGAATCACAGCTGAAGGTACGCTAAGAATTAAACTCTCCATATTTTCAAGCCATTCATCCCCAATACGTTTCACACTGCCGGGTGACGGATAGTTTTGCCAGTCAGCTGGAAGTTTATCTTCCTTTATGCTTTTAATTATTGAACTTTCCGGGATATCAAGCCGAATCATAGCAAGGTCTTTTGGAAGAAGCTGAATCTGTGCATGAACCAAAACCTCGAGAGCAGCCAATGATGCCTGTTTTGAAGTGTACAACATGGCATATCCTCTGCTGTTCCAGCGGCCACCATACATGCGCGCTCCTTCACCACTCAGATCGCGTGAATATTTCTCTCTTGTAATCCGGTAGGCTTTCATGAGATATTGATCAAGAATAGACGCCGTGTTCTATACGACCAAGAAGATCGGTAACCAATGCGGCGCCAAAACTTGTATCGAGAAGTGTGAACGGCTTTTCGGACCCAAGTGCTGTATTCGGTGTAAAAACCCATGTTTTAAACTTTTCGGGTGAACCGAAAACATCGGTTCCTTTCAGAAGAACATCGGCAATAATTAACACATGCTCGGAGAGATCTTTTTTTAGGCGCGTGTTGCTATCATACCGGTTGAACTGCCGTTCAGAAACCGGAAGCACAGTAACCAGATCTTTTACTGAAATTGAAGTGATTTCCGAGAGCTTTTCGATGGACTCTTTCAAAAGGCCAGCACGGACCATCTTTACCTTTTCGGCCTCATTTTGCGATACGTATGCAACACCTGCATCTCTGAAGATATTATTTGACGGATATTCCGACATAAGCATATGACTTTACTATCAAGACATATGCAATTTATCAAATTTCCATTGGTTTTCAAAATCCGGGAGATTTCCTGAAAACAGGATTAGTTTGACGCGAACCGAACGGTATAATCATCCCGAAAATCCAGCATCTCACCTGATACGCGTGTGCCTTCATTTGTATCCCGCATTTCATACTTAATGAGCTGGCCGGGTACTTCTTCGGTTATCCACCACCGCACATTCATGTGCTCATCCCCCTCTTCCTCGGTTCCTTCATAAAACAGAATAGTGGTGTTAAAACTATTCGACCCTACCCGTATAGTTTCTGTTCCCTCACGATACTCTTCCCATTCATCCATGTTGAAGTAAGCCGTATGAAAACCATCCTCACGCAGTTCATCATAATCTCCGTCAATATCTCCTGTGTCACCATTTTCTCTGAATACATGGTGTTCCACATCACCCGATTCCGGATTTCTCATATACATTTCCAGCGGTTCCATAGAGCGATTAAATTTAATTTCGTACTCAATGGCGTCATCATCTTCGGGCTGATAACTCAGATACCACCAGCTCGATCCATCTTCATCCTTTTTGACCAATGCTCTTTCAGTGGTGAAGCTAACTCGTTCCTCTTCACCCTCCGTTTCCATCCGCCAGACGGCTCCCTGTCCCTCTTCAAAATCTTCAAATCCGGCGCCATATCCGCCTACCATAAACGCCTGAGTATATGCGAGCTGGTAGAGCATATCACTTGTGTATCCCGCGATAAGGCTGCTGACACCACGATATACCCGCTGTTCCACTTCGTCACTCACCGCATTTGTCGCACCACGATAAGCCGCTTCCTGAAGCTGGCTGCAGGAAATCGCAATCAGTGCGAGAACAACCAAAAATAAACTGCCTGAAATAAACCTGTTAGAAAAAGAAGTACCCATTTCTGAAACCTGAATTTTGTTTGAAAGTTATACCCATCTTGCATTAATAATGCGTAAAATTTCAAATAAAACTATCAAAAAAAATCTCAAAAGTGATTTTTTTAAAGTATTCTGCGTCCTGATTTGATCCCCTTTTTGAATCCATCACTTATCAGATGATTTTCCTAAGTTTTTACACTTTGTGGGAATAGATTTCCCCACAATTTTCTGGAGGACCTACTCTTCATTTCTGTACTTGTCCGCGAGTCCTTTAAGAAAATATCGAAGCAGCTGATCTCCGCACGGCCTGAAATTTCTGTGATCTTCAGACCGGAAGAGGGCGCTAAGCTCAGATCCCGAAATTGAAAATCCAACAGAGTTTAAAATCTCAATCACATCCTCTTCCCGGAGTGTAAATGCGATTCGGAGTTTCTTTAAAACCGTATTGTTCGTTACCGGAAGTTCAACCGGTGGTGGTTTTTTGCCTTTTTGCCGGCCGCGTTTGTGGATAATCAATCCATCCAGAAAATGGGCCGTGAGTTCATGGCTTACATCCTTCTCCACAACGGTTCCGTCAATTTTCGTGATTTCCTCTTTTTCATCAGAAAAAATGGCCTCCATTTCTTGCCGGGTAGGTTCATAGCCCCGCAATTTGCATATTTCTGCAATATCAGGCTTTTTCAGATCCAGCGTGTAGCTGATACTTTTTAAAACATCGTCGTTTCGCATAAAACGGGTTGAGTTGGTGGTTTGATCAATCTCCGCCCAAAATAACGAAACTGGCGGCGAATCGTGAACGATTTCCGTAAATCTTTCTTTTTTGAATTTCCATCCGCCGCTCATAAACAACTGAATCAACCGAACCGGGATTTCACGATGAAGATCGCCTTCTTTAGCACCAAAACGTACGATCGCACTTATTTTGATCAACTTATAGAACAGACTTCTCATACCATCACCTACTTTGAGGATCTTCTCACAGAAAAAACGGCGACGCTCGTCAAGGGATACGATGCGGTTTGTGTATTCGTGAATAATCCAGTTGATCGTCCGCTCCTGGAAAAAATCTCCGAATTGGGTATCGAGGTAGTCGCTTTGCGGTCTGCCGGTTTCAATCACGTGGATCTCGAAGCGGCACAGGATCTGGGAGTGAAAATTTTTCGGGTGCCAGCCTATTCTCCTGAAGCCGTGGCTGAACATACAGCAGCATTAATTCTCACCCTGAACCGGAAAACACACAAAGCGTATAACCGGGTTCGTGAAAACAATTTTTCGCTTGATGGGCTTGCTGGTTTTAACCTGCATCAAAAAACCGTGGGAGTCATCGGCACGGGCACCATCGGTACCGCATTTTGCAAAATCATGACCGGTTTTGGATGCGATGTGTTAGCGTTCGACCCAAATGTAAATGAAGAGGCAGAGCAGATCGGTGTATCGTATGTGGATCTGGATGAGCTTTTTAAAAAATCGGATATCGTCTCCCTGCACTGCCCGCTCATCCCGCAGACCCGGCATATGATAAACGAATCGTCGATTTCCAAAATGAAAACCGGCGTGATGATTATCAACACCAGCCGCGGCGCACTGATTGATACCGCCGCTGTGATCAACGCTCTGAAACAGAAAAAGATTGGGTTTCTTGGAATTGACGTCTACGAACAGGAAGAGAATCTCTTTTTTGAAGATCTTTCAGAAGAGGTGATACAGGATGATGAAATCACCCGCCTGATGGCTTTTCCAAATGCGCTGATCACCGGACACCAAGCATTTTTGACAGCCGAAGCACTCCGCGAGATTACCAAGATCACGCTTCAAAATCTTACTGACTATGAAGAGGGAAAACCCGTTGAAAATGAGATCAAGGCGGGTTGATCAGGTTTTATCATAGCAGTCTAAATCATAGCAGTCTAATAAGTATTCAGGTCGAAATATCTCATTCGTTTACCAACTGCAGGAACAGGTCTGTTCATAGTATCAAGATCAATCCCGGCTCTGTTTTTCGCAGATTTTTGCTGTGTATACCGCGGAGTTTCGCTGATACGCCCTGAATAAAATTGAAGACTATCCACGAACAACCGATAGCTCCCTGAAGTCACGGCCTGAAGGCTCCTGGTAAATACTCAATCCAAATTCTGGCGCAACGGCAAGCAGGTGATCGAACATATCAGCCTGAATTCCCTCGTATTCCGCCCAAACTGTTGTATCTACAAATGCGTACACCTGCAGTGGTAATCCCTTATCGGTAGGTTCAAGCTGACGCACCAGCATCGTTAATTCCTTTTTCGAACGCGGATGTTTTTTCAGATACTCGATAACGTAGGCGCGGAATGTCCCGACATTTGTGAGCCACCGGCCGTTTGTAAGCGTTGAATTGCTCGTTTTGAGATGCTTTTTGTTGTAGGCATGAACATCATCCATTTTACTTTCGATATAATCTTTCAAAAGGTGCGATGTTTTCAGCCGCTCGATTTCATTAATGGTTAAAAACCGGATCGATGAAATATCAATATTGATGGAACGCATGATACGCCGTCCGCCTGCCTCCTGCATACCGCGCCAGTTCCTAAAACTATGCTCAAGAAACTTGTGAGTGGGAATCACCGAAATCGTTTTATCAAAATTCTGTACCTGTACAGTGTTCAGCGCAATATCAATCACATCGCCATCTGCGCCGAATTGAGGCATTTCAATCCAGTCTCCCACCCGGATCAAATCATTGTTGGTGAGCTGTACACTGGCAACCAGCGAGAGGAGCGTATCGCGAAACAGCAGCAGAATAATCGCCATGATCGCACCAATTCCGCTCAGAAAATACCACGGTGATTTGTCAGCCAGGCTGGAAATAATAAAGAAACCGGCCATGATATAGATGATCACTTTACCAAGCTGAATATAGCTTTTAATCGGAGCGCTGTCTTTCGAAGCATTCATCAGGTAAAGCGTATGAATCGAAGAGAGAAACGCATC
This portion of the Rhodohalobacter sp. SW132 genome encodes:
- a CDS encoding cyclase family protein — translated: MKFFLYSLPIILVILSGCSHGNSNDWSAGTWVDLTHDYSEETLFWPTSSTFHLDTVFVGETDAGFYYEAYEFCTAEHGGTHLDAPIHFAENRKTVDELELDQLTGYASVIDVTNEVEGDRDYQVQVSDIERWEEEHGELAEETILLFNTGMSRFWPDAEQYLGTSNRGEAALAELSFPGIHPDTARWLVENRTIKAVGLDTPSLDFGQSELFETHQVLFEENIPGFENVANLNLLPATGAYVVALPMKIRDGSGAPLRIAAHVMQE
- a CDS encoding 2-hydroxyacid dehydrogenase, with protein sequence MKIAFFSTKTYDRTYFDQLIEQTSHTITYFEDLLTEKTATLVKGYDAVCVFVNNPVDRPLLEKISELGIEVVALRSAGFNHVDLEAAQDLGVKIFRVPAYSPEAVAEHTAALILTLNRKTHKAYNRVRENNFSLDGLAGFNLHQKTVGVIGTGTIGTAFCKIMTGFGCDVLAFDPNVNEEAEQIGVSYVDLDELFKKSDIVSLHCPLIPQTRHMINESSISKMKTGVMIINTSRGALIDTAAVINALKQKKIGFLGIDVYEQEENLFFEDLSEEVIQDDEITRLMAFPNALITGHQAFLTAEALREITKITLQNLTDYEEGKPVENEIKAG
- a CDS encoding antitoxin Xre/MbcA/ParS toxin-binding domain-containing protein, which produces MSEYPSNNIFRDAGVAYVSQNEAEKVKMVRAGLLKESIEKLSEITSISVKDLVTVLPVSERQFNRYDSNTRLKKDLSEHVLIIADVLLKGTDVFGSPEKFKTWVFTPNTALGSEKPFTLLDTSFGAALVTDLLGRIEHGVYS
- a CDS encoding RES family NAD+ phosphorylase, translating into MKAYRITREKYSRDLSGEGARMYGGRWNSRGYAMLYTSKQASLAALEVLVHAQIQLLPKDLAMIRLDIPESSIIKSIKEDKLPADWQNYPSPGSVKRIGDEWLENMESLILSVPSAVIPEEPNLLFNPGHPDFSSVKIENIRPFTFDEQLFD
- a CDS encoding mechanosensitive ion channel family protein, whose protein sequence is MMIQVLIQEMLISFSGLLNNAAQSSLLEQLAGILPEEMRGEHTVAAIGLFVIFMIAGIVHLIIRYWIIQLLHKLDEKTVTEWYAVILRHKLPQRALFMVPLVVIYNGINLVPEFHEDVTSFIVRITAAAMILVGARVFDAFLSSIHTLYLMNASKDSAPIKSYIQLGKVIIYIMAGFFIISSLADKSPWYFLSGIGAIMAIILLLFRDTLLSLVASVQLTNNDLIRVGDWIEMPQFGADGDVIDIALNTVQVQNFDKTISVIPTHKFLEHSFRNWRGMQEAGGRRIMRSINIDISSIRFLTINEIERLKTSHLLKDYIESKMDDVHAYNKKHLKTSNSTLTNGRWLTNVGTFRAYVIEYLKKHPRSKKELTMLVRQLEPTDKGLPLQVYAFVDTTVWAEYEGIQADMFDHLLAVAPEFGLSIYQEPSGRDFRELSVVRG
- a CDS encoding DUF1456 family protein, which produces MRNDDVLKSISYTLDLKKPDIAEICKLRGYEPTRQEMEAIFSDEKEEITKIDGTVVEKDVSHELTAHFLDGLIIHKRGRQKGKKPPPVELPVTNNTVLKKLRIAFTLREEDVIEILNSVGFSISGSELSALFRSEDHRNFRPCGDQLLRYFLKGLADKYRNEE